In Priestia filamentosa, the DNA window GGAAAGAAAGGCACATTCATCTTACGAGACTTAGAGAATAATAAGACATTAATATATAATAAAAAAAGAGCTTCGAGTCGTCAAGCACCTATTGGAACTTTTCAAATTCCTAGTTCTTTAATTGCTCTCGAAACGAAAACAGTTAAAGATGAATATGAAGTAAAAAGATGGGATGGAAGTGATCAAGGTGTGGACGAGTGGAACAAAGATCTTACCCTTGCTTCATCATTACGTAGCTCAGCTCCTTGGTATGAAAAAGAGATCGTCCAAGATATTGGAGTAAATAACATAAATAAATGGCTTCAGCGCTTAAACTACGGAAATGAAAAAACAGAGCAAAATCACTTGTTTTGGGAAGATAATAACTTACAGATATCTCCGCTTGAACAAGCTAATTTTTTAGAGTCTCTGTATCATGAAGATTTACCTTTTTCTTCATCTTCAATGAAAAAAGTGAAGAGAATAATGATTGAAAAAGAAACAGGAACATATACTCTTCATAGTGTAAAAGGTTCAAAAGGAGAGCACAAGAGTGGATGGTACATAGGGTTTGTGACTGTAAAAGGACATCCATATGTATTTGTTACAAATATCGAAGGTAGCGGTAAGAATGATGAGAGTGAACAAGCGAAAAAAATCACGGAAAAAATTTTTAAAAAATATAATGTATTAAAAGGTGCGTCTCTTTAAATAGAGACGCATTTTTATATTTATAGGAAAGAAGTCAATTTTTAATTTTTAGTTGACAGGTCGGAATTGTATGAATTAAAATGAAGACAAGAAAATAAAGAGTCGGAATCAAAGCTAAACATTGAAAAAGGGAGGCAAAACATGATGAAAGAACAGTACAAAGTAATGGACGGCGCTGAATCATTTTTTATAAAAGGAAATGAAGTTGGTATTTTAATTTCACATGGATTTATGGGAACTCCACAAAGTATGGAATATATTGGACACCGTTTAGCAGAACAAGGCTACACGGTATATGCTACAAGATTAAAAGGTCACGGTACTCATCATTATGACCTTGAAAAATGCACGTATAAGGATTGGGTAGCAAGCATTGAAGAAGGCTATAAAAAATTGAAAGCTCAGTGTAGCAAAGTATTTATGCTTGGCCAGTCAATGGGGGGAACATTAACAGCGAACTTAGCATTAACACATAAAGATATCGACGGTATTATGCTTATTAATCCTGCTATAAATTCAATTCCTGAAATGGAGCATTTAGATCAAACCGTAAATGATCGTTTTGTTGAAGAAGGAAGACCAGATATTCATAATGAAGAAGCGGTAGAGATTACGTATACGCATGCGCCGATGAAGTCTATTAGGGAGCTTCTTTCGTTTATAAAAGTTGTTTCATTTAAATTATCAGGTATTGAAGCACCGCTATTATGCTTAACATCACCTGAAGATCATGTTGTGCCTGCTTCAAATAGTACGTATTTGTTAAACCATGTATCTTCCCAAGATAAGAAACAAGTGATGCTCCCTAACTCTTATCATGTTGCTTCAATGGACTTTGATCAAGATACAATTGTAAAACAGTGCACTTCTTTTATTGAAAGCAACCTTCAAAAGTTTAATAATGTCATTCCACTAAGAGCAGCAAAATAAGGACCGATCAATGATGATCGGTCCTTATTTATTATTGTAGAGGGTTAGATGCATAATAATCTTCAAATACCTTTTTTACTTTCGGTACGACAGAGTGGCTTCCTCCGTCCGCATTGCTTACCATCATTGTTACAAGAAGAGAAGGGTTGTCAACATCTGTCATCACAAACCAACCGTTTTCAGCTCCTTGTTCGCCTTGAGACTTTTTAAGTTCTGCTGTTCCGGTTTTACCTGCCAGCGTTACTCCAGGAATTTTTGCGGCACGAGCTGTGCCGTGAGTATCTTTAATAACTCCAATTAATCCTTTTCGTACTTCTTCAGTTGTTTTTTCAGACATTACGTGTTCTTTCCAAACTTGACCACTTTTTTCACTTTTTAATAAAACAGGAGTTATCATATTCCCATTGTTTACAATAGACGTATAGATTGAAGCTAAATGAATGGGATTCACTTGTACTTCACCTTGTCCATATGCTGTATTAGCTAATAAAAGGTCAGATTCCATTTTGCCGTCTTTCGAAATAGTTGATGTAGACACATCGTATCCTTTAAGCGGAAGTTTCTCTCCAAAACCGTAATTTTTCGCTCCTTCGAGGAACTTTTCAGGGCCTAGCTTTACAGCTCCTTGTGCAAAGTAAATATTGTCTGATGTCACAAGGGCATCATAAAGATTAACGTTTGGTGAGCTTCCCACACGATTTACATGAAAGCTTCCCCAGCTTTTATCTTTTTGCCATGGTCCACTTATTGCAAGTTTCTGATCCGGAGACCATACATTGTTTTCTAAGAGCATGCCTGCTGTTAGAAGTTTAAATGTAGACCCAGGGGAAAAAGTAGCTTTGAAACGGTTTAGAAGTGGTTTATGCTCATTGTTAGAAAGAGCTTCATATTCATCTGCGCTTATCCCTAACACAAAATCGGCTGGATTATAAGAAGGAGCGCTAACAAGAGCTAAAATTTCTCCTGTTTTAGGTTGAAGAGCTACCCCAACGCCTTCTCCATCTTTTAACTGATTATAAATAGATTCTTGTACGTTTGAGTCAATCGTTAGCTGTATGTCTTGTCCATTTTCTGCATTCTTTTTCAAGATTTCTTTTCGTTTATTTCCATCTTGATCTGCAATATAAATGACTGCTCCGTCCTTGGCGCGAAGCTTTGATTCATAGAGAGATTCCAGACCTGTTTTACCAATAACAGAACTTGCTGTATATCCTTCATCCTTTTTCTTTTCTAGCATTTCAGCTGTGATGTCTCCAACATATCCAATAAGATGTGCACAAGATTCTCCACATTGGTAAACTCGTGAAGGTACGTCTTGTGTTCCGACACCTTGGAGTTCTTTTGCCTTAGTAATAATTTCTTCATTTGTTGAGCTTACGGTCTTTAATGGCACAAACAAGTTTTCTTTTACCCAAGACTGATTAAGTTTTTTATCAATCTCTTCTATACTCATATTTAAAATAGCTGCGAGTTTTTCTTTTGCACCATTTGTGTTTCCGAGTTCACCTGGAATAACACCAATTTGCGTAGCTGTCCCGTTGAAAGCAAGTGGTGTTCCATTTCGGTCTGTAATACTTCCACGCTCAGCTTTGATAGTAGAAACACGTACTTTTTCTTTATCCTTCAAATCAGGGACAATAAGAGAAGGTGACCAGTTTACATACCAACTTTTATCTTTTGATTGTTCCTCTTCAACAGCTTTAATCGTTTCATTCCATTGAAGTTTGCCAGCCATGGTCTCCATTTTCATTGTTACTTTGAAACGGTTATCTTTTTCCTCTTTAACACTTACTTTTAAGTTCTTTGTTTCAATTCCGCTATAAATATTTTCATATTTTGATATAAAGTCTTTTTCTGTAATAGAATTCTTAGATTTTTCATCAAGGTAAGTGTACATTTTCGTAAAATCTTGCTTGTTCCATGAAGCAACAAATTCTTTGATCCGTTCTTCGGCAGTTGGTTGATTTGAACAGGAAACAAGCGCTGTTATACATAAGCATAAAAAAGCGATAAAATATATTTTTTTCTTCAACGTCGTGCTCTCCCCCTTGTAGTATAAAACTATGTTATGTTTTCATCATAATGGAAAACATAGTAAAAGTAACCTAACAATTGGATGATAACAGATAAATAATATTAGTACAATCGATTGAGAAGAGACAGAGGGGAGAGAGACGTTCGATTTATTTTGGCTTATTCAACTGGAGCTTTGCTTGCTGAATTAGTTCTTTTACCATCTTGCTTCCAATTTGTCCGCCGATTTTCCCAGCATTTTCAGATGTTAATTCTCGATTTCTTCCTTTGTTTAAAGGGATATTCAATTCCTGTGCTATTTCATATTTTACGTCTTCTCCGTCAGTGCGATATCCCGCTTTTTTCATCACTTCTTTTTTGAATGCGATCATTTCAGGCTTTTTTTGTTTGCTCATTATATTTCCTCCTTTTTTATTTAGCGTTTGCTCTTTGCTAAAGAACTATGTAAAAAATGAAAAAAGCTTTCCTTTTTAAGTTCTAGAACTTAAAAAGGAAAGCTTTTATGAAGAGCTGTACATAGAGGATAATAAATTATTAGATTTTTTTAGCATATTATTTGCTTCAGCATAGTTTTGTTGTTCTTCGAGAATTTGTGCTTTAATTGCATAGCAATGTGATAGAATATAGGAAATATTGAATTCCTTACAAAATTTCTCACAATCATTAATATAAATAAGTGATTCACCAAGAGAACTTTGCTTGAATTTAATACGTGCCATCATTGCCAAAAGTTTAGCTTTTGATTCTTTAAAAGAATGAGAGTAAAGAATACCTTGCTGGCAATATTCTTCTGCTTCTTCTAGGTTTTGCTGTTCATATGCTGTTGCTGCTAACTCATAATAAGTATCAACAACGTGATGTTCCTGATGATGCGTCTTGGCAATAGTTAAGCTCTTCTTCAAATAGTCTTGAGATTTAGAAAGCTCTCCAACTTGGCGGTAAAGGATACCAAGATGTAAAAGACAATCACTATAGTTGGAATCTGGAGAGGATCTATCAATACGGCTTAAAGCATAAAGTGTCGATTGAATTCCATCTTTAGGTTGTCCAAGGTGAAGTTCTGCTAATCCCTTTAACATATAAAAACGGTCTTCTTGATAAAAAACAGAGCTTGTCTCCATAAGAGAGAGCGCTTCTTTAATATGAACAATTCCTCGCATAAATTGATTTGTTTTACAGTATCCATATGCTAAATTATAGAGAACTTTTAAATGCACG includes these proteins:
- a CDS encoding penicillin-binding transpeptidase domain-containing protein — protein: MKRTVSLVIVLLIAFVVIYLVEHTKAQSGFPKELSVEKMDVQDEFNGKKGTFILRDLENNKTLIYNKKRASSRQAPIGTFQIPSSLIALETKTVKDEYEVKRWDGSDQGVDEWNKDLTLASSLRSSAPWYEKEIVQDIGVNNINKWLQRLNYGNEKTEQNHLFWEDNNLQISPLEQANFLESLYHEDLPFSSSSMKKVKRIMIEKETGTYTLHSVKGSKGEHKSGWYIGFVTVKGHPYVFVTNIEGSGKNDESEQAKKITEKIFKKYNVLKGASL
- a CDS encoding alpha/beta-type small acid-soluble spore protein, with the translated sequence MSKQKKPEMIAFKKEVMKKAGYRTDGEDVKYEIAQELNIPLNKGRNRELTSENAGKIGGQIGSKMVKELIQQAKLQLNKPK
- a CDS encoding alpha/beta hydrolase, which gives rise to MKEQYKVMDGAESFFIKGNEVGILISHGFMGTPQSMEYIGHRLAEQGYTVYATRLKGHGTHHYDLEKCTYKDWVASIEEGYKKLKAQCSKVFMLGQSMGGTLTANLALTHKDIDGIMLINPAINSIPEMEHLDQTVNDRFVEEGRPDIHNEEAVEITYTHAPMKSIRELLSFIKVVSFKLSGIEAPLLCLTSPEDHVVPASNSTYLLNHVSSQDKKQVMLPNSYHVASMDFDQDTIVKQCTSFIESNLQKFNNVIPLRAAK
- a CDS encoding penicillin-binding transpeptidase domain-containing protein, coding for MKKKIYFIAFLCLCITALVSCSNQPTAEERIKEFVASWNKQDFTKMYTYLDEKSKNSITEKDFISKYENIYSGIETKNLKVSVKEEKDNRFKVTMKMETMAGKLQWNETIKAVEEEQSKDKSWYVNWSPSLIVPDLKDKEKVRVSTIKAERGSITDRNGTPLAFNGTATQIGVIPGELGNTNGAKEKLAAILNMSIEEIDKKLNQSWVKENLFVPLKTVSSTNEEIITKAKELQGVGTQDVPSRVYQCGESCAHLIGYVGDITAEMLEKKKDEGYTASSVIGKTGLESLYESKLRAKDGAVIYIADQDGNKRKEILKKNAENGQDIQLTIDSNVQESIYNQLKDGEGVGVALQPKTGEILALVSAPSYNPADFVLGISADEYEALSNNEHKPLLNRFKATFSPGSTFKLLTAGMLLENNVWSPDQKLAISGPWQKDKSWGSFHVNRVGSSPNVNLYDALVTSDNIYFAQGAVKLGPEKFLEGAKNYGFGEKLPLKGYDVSTSTISKDGKMESDLLLANTAYGQGEVQVNPIHLASIYTSIVNNGNMITPVLLKSEKSGQVWKEHVMSEKTTEEVRKGLIGVIKDTHGTARAAKIPGVTLAGKTGTAELKKSQGEQGAENGWFVMTDVDNPSLLVTMMVSNADGGSHSVVPKVKKVFEDYYASNPLQ
- a CDS encoding tetratricopeptide repeat protein, whose product is MRTVGERIKLQRKSLGFTQGDLSGPNLSHSMISLIERNHTKPSLKTLEHIASKLGVSVSYLLGEAEGNDSVEVETNNKERVISMCIALINSKKYENAYKALEPLAHDENNFTIRGKALKLLSEISMNRGEYEEAIRYLNDCLVYITPFDLNYHIEVYSSLATCYRQLENYSSCIDHALYASILLRTQYHEFDKIVHLKVLYNLAYGYCKTNQFMRGIVHIKEALSLMETSSVFYQEDRFYMLKGLAELHLGQPKDGIQSTLYALSRIDRSSPDSNYSDCLLHLGILYRQVGELSKSQDYLKKSLTIAKTHHQEHHVVDTYYELAATAYEQQNLEEAEEYCQQGILYSHSFKESKAKLLAMMARIKFKQSSLGESLIYINDCEKFCKEFNISYILSHCYAIKAQILEEQQNYAEANNMLKKSNNLLSSMYSSS